A stretch of DNA from Anopheles ziemanni chromosome 3, idAnoZiCoDA_A2_x.2, whole genome shotgun sequence:
AAACGGAACCGGTCAATCGGACGGTTGGAAAAGCACACCAGCCCAGCCAAATGCCGTCACGTCCTGTCCTGTCCTTGTCCTTGTCCCGACCGGTGCTGAGTCGCGTTAGGTAAGGGGCCGCGGCGCACGTTTTCCGCAATTGTACCCCGACAGGGCGATAATTGCCCGCTGCCGTGGAGTAAACTCCGATGCAGGGATGTAAACAGATGGTGTGGGGTTCACGCTCGGCACCGTTCGGTTGCGTCGGCAATTCCACTTCCGGTTTCGCGGGCTTCACATCGCTATCCTTTGCTGCGCGTGTGAGCACGTGCTTTTTTTTGTAGGATTCATTCTGCAAATTGATATCGACCAGGTATTGATATTCTCAATCGGCGAAAAATGAAATGCGATTAGAAAATACTGTTTCACTCTCCACCTTTCATATTACTGTATCATTTTATATCGTTCTACAGCATCAGCTGTGTTGGTCGATTGAATTAATTTCTCCTTGTTTGAACAACTATTAAGAGGATTGAGCATATAAATAATTATTGTATTGCTGTAGTGTATTAAACAAACGGCTATTCGTTTGGAAACAACAGTTTTGTTAGACAGGCTGAATGGCGTTATAACTTAAATCGCGAGAACTGTGGGCGCATGTAAACTTGTATTAAAAACTCTGTGCTAGAATCCGTGAATTGAAACACTTGTAGATTGTATGAAGATGTAGAAACTACAGACCAAGACCCAGAAATGAtcatttgttttagtttaagCGATAAAAACATATCCATATTCATGTTACCATCACATTATGGCGgtagattttatttattaaattcagCATATTGTAGATTACAAATAGAGTATTTTCCAAGCTACcgactgtttgttttttcgttcctttgccgattatttaaattatctaACGGCCTATACATCTAACGATCAAGGTGGGGAAACTGATCGTTGCAATAATTTACACAGTAGACAGTAACATTTTTATATACACATTCTTTTTACAACTTCGAAGTAATTCGAACCTCCAGCTCACCAGTGCGTCATGATCGACGCAACAGTTGGCGCACCCGAACCCCTGGATTCATCCCTCGAGCGTCCGGTTTTGTCATTTATCTCCGGGCAGATCGTGCTCAGATTAAAGTTGGTTATCGTCCCACAACTCCCCGCGGTTGTTGCACTTACGGCGCCAATGTGTGCCGTGGTTCCAACTGTATTTGGCTGCTCGTGAagctgttggtgctggtgatgatgatgatgatgttgggaAGTATTTTGGTTCGAAAGTGCTGAGTATGGTTGCCGACCGTGATTGGAGGACACTGAGGTACCATAGTTCGTGGTGGTGCCGTAGCCGGCAGGTGTTGCTGGCGGACAGGAAACATCCAAATGAGAGTGTGCTTGATGGTTAGCACCAGCTACCGATGGATATCCCGAATGATGACTCCTCTCGTGGTGAGCGGTTTTGTTCGATTTAGCCGAACCAAACGGAACGGCCGAGGAGGAAGAATACTGACGGTAGTTGAAGGAACCTGCAGAGGAACTTTTATGCAGTATCCCATTGGACGCTTCGGTGCTGGATCCTTCCGACGTTGCACCACCATACTGATGATGATTCTGCGATCGTTGCTCTTGTTGCTGGTGATGATTGTAATGGGGATACATATGAGGTTCGGCTTGTTGCGTCGAACCTCCCGAAACGACGGTCGCACTCGATGGAACCGTGGCCGACGTTGTTGAGCTTGCCAGCGAATGATAGCTGTAGCCCGCCGTAGAGGTTACGATGGCCGGGAATGCATAATCTACGGTCGAAGAAGCAAATCCCGCTGCCTTGTGGGATTTCTTCGCCTTGCCCGCATTAGAACTAACGTTACCGGAGGTGCAGTGCGTAATCGTGTGGTAGTGTTTATTGGTAGCTGTAGGTTTCTCCCCGAACGCAGGCAAATAGTAGGGCGTAAAGTCTTGCCCGACACTCGATGCCGATTGCGGAACTGACGCATGAGGATAGTTTGGGGCATTGGAATTGGAACCACCCGCCGCTTGTTGGTAGTAGCCTTGTGAAGTGCTTTTCCCAAAGTAAGGTAGTGCAGGGGCCTGGCTACTAGTACTGGCCGATCCGGAGCAACCTGCGCTTCCCGGAACCGCACCGTATCCCACACCGTCCGTACCAAACGTCGGTGGTACGTAGGCATTTTGCTGGCTAGCAAAGTTATATCCCTTGTTGTAGTCCGCCGCGACGGACGAGGATCCATACGAGTCAAAGTTGAACGTTAACGCACCGGACGTGGACACGGACGAAGAACCGAAACCGCCCTCCATAATGTTACATCCGTAATCGAACAGTTTATCCTTGCGCATCGTTTCGTGTCCGGCGGACACCAGAGATACCGCGTTTGAATTGTACGAGTTGTTACTGCCTATCAACGCCTCGGCGGAGTAGTTATTGTTCAGCGGTTTGTTCGCCTGCCCACAGCTGGTGGCGTTGTACGAAGGTTTGGAAGGTTGGTTAACGAGTTGACTCACCGAAAGGAATGTGGAGCCCTGTGTGGCATCGCTACCCTGACCAGAGTTTCCTCCAGcgcttgtgtgcgtgtgtccttTCTTCCTGAAGCTCTGCCCGGTGGAGACTCCGGGTCCGACACCGGACCCTGTGCCGGTACCGATCGAAGTGTTTAGCGCCAAATCTCCATTCAAACTGGGAAGCGTCACAGGCGGGAAATACGGTGAGGAGGAATCGTTCAGTATGTTCGACAGTTTGCTCGGTGAGGACCAGGTCAGGTTGTTCTCCTCACCCGGAGGATGGGCGAAGAAGATGTCCGACTTGTAGTTGGCCGAGTAGCCGCcggttggtggaaaatcgagCGAGGAAATAATTTGTGCCGGAGCCAACTCATacggttgttgttgctgttgctgggaATGATGATggatggtggtagtggtggtggtggtggtggcggaaaTGGTGGTGCTCGCTACCGAATCGTTGTGTGTTCCCGCTGCCATCCAGGAGACATCATAGCGGGACTGTGAGCTTTGCTGTGAAGTTATGGCAACGGTGGAGGAAGTGGTTTGCTGTTGGGAATGTGATGTGGCTGGagtttgctgttgctgcactCCATTTGTGTTGTGGGGCGGTGGAGCAGTTCCAGCAACGGAAGGCAATCGTTGAGAACTTCTGtccatttttgtatttttcaaagaaaaacattccgCCTCCGCCGGACCAGCGGGATGCTTGGTGGAAACCTTTGGTCCCGTTTCGTATGTCTGGGAAGTGTGCAGCGGAATCGTGGCGAACGACGACTGCGTGTACGATGGTTCCGTTTTGGTAGACGATGTCAGACTGAAGGTGAAACTGGTGGCCGGTTTCTCGGTGGTCAGCAGTGGATCGAGCACACCAAAAGACGGACAATAGTTAACCGTTTGCGGCACAGTTTTGTGATAGTACGACCCATACGTATCGTAGGATGGCGTGGTCATTGTGGCTGCCAGGATTGTGCTATTGGTGTACTGCGACTGGACGGTGCGCGGTTGCGAACTGGTGCTGCTAGTGAGCGAGAAGGTAAATTCGATCGATGGCTTCAGCGGGGAGCTAAAATCATCGATCACCGGTTTGACCGGGTTACTGGGAAGGACGCCACAGGTGGAACCGAAGAAATTGTTTGACGCCATCGTAGTCGACGTGCTCGGAGCAGTCGATGTACCCGAAGTGAGAGTGAAGGTAAAGGCAACACTGGCGCCGTAATCCGATTCGGAGGTGCTCTGAACCTTCGTCGGTACGCCCATAGACGTTCGACTCGGTCGATGGTCCAGCATATTATCGATGGACTGATAAATTGTAGTGTAGCTCGAAAAGCCACTTTCCCTCGTCGAAGGTGCTGCTACCGTGGTAACCGTTGCTACGTTGGAAGTCGACGAAACCGGCAGCGACGACTGCAAGATCGGTATGTCTTGCACAGCAGGAGGCCCGCTTCCACAGATCGTTTCCATTTGGCcgtaattgaaaaatgatgaaaaattatccAACATTAAACTTCCACCCGGTTCCGTGCCGCCAGTCGCGAGTACAGTTTCCGCTGAGTTATCTTTTTTCACCGCCTGCAACTCGGTAACTGTTGTCGCTCCTTCGTCACATTCTTCGCCATCGGCTGCCTCGATGTGATTTCCAGCGGCCTTGCCACCGCCAGCGACTAATGGGAAATTCATCAGATATGCCGCTGTCGGCGAGAGCGAACCATCATCGTGGTTTCCATGGCTGTGCGAATCGCCCGGCACTTGTAGATTGGCAAAAATGTCATCCGACAGGTCACTGTGGCCGATATTTATGTGATCCAAATGTGCTCCTTGAGGTTCACCGCTGCAAACATTCACAGTTTGGTCAACTGTTTCGTGCTCCTTGCGAATGGTTTTACCAACGATAGGTATCGAAGAACCCGAATGTTCCGTGACTATGGCAACCAACGGTTCTTTTCCCTCTTCTTGTGGTTTTTTACTGTCTTCTACATGCAACTCTTCAACAACACTACCCATTTGAGCATCTTCCTTTCGTAACCGTTTGCATTCGTTAGGGCCACTTTCGTCCGGCACTTTCTCCACAGCAGACTCCATCACAACTACCGGCTGCTTGCGCGGCTTTTTCCCCTTATCGATCGACTTTTTGCGCTTTAgtttgggttttattttggaaCCTTTCAGGCTTGTTGATTCACTAGACGTTGTGCTTCGTTTTAGCGGTGGGATCGGTATTTTCCCGTTCACTATCCGTCCCGGGATGACATCAATCGACTTGATCATGAACTTTCCCCGTTTCGTTCTGCCCTTTCCGCCTGGGggtcgattttttaaattaattttcgctcTCACATCGT
This window harbors:
- the LOC131285818 gene encoding serine-rich adhesin for platelets-like gives rise to the protein MTKKKPSPQNRIWEKERRERLNKTFEDLHRLLPDHEPSSTLTKVEILQRAIELIGKLQKKIKDLMQECNDPLKEQLCEQEKRLKRLLGRNEELTELLRKSKITVPPCKYTIAEEERQQRSEEKENGNLGKKSGVKRARSGVAAAKKQPVINAKHQVSLSNNTVGSDAVGLDAVKSVAITSNVETTTSSIPGSGGIQPAPSASALRHINGINIVPGHGVNVTPALLSTPIMTTSVLISNNGNLMQMPLVAPPSSLLIVGNDDVRAKINLKNRPPGGKGRTKRGKFMIKSIDVIPGRIVNGKIPIPPLKRSTTSSESTSLKGSKIKPKLKRKKSIDKGKKPRKQPVVVMESAVEKVPDESGPNECKRLRKEDAQMGSVVEELHVEDSKKPQEEGKEPLVAIVTEHSGSSIPIVGKTIRKEHETVDQTVNVCSGEPQGAHLDHINIGHSDLSDDIFANLQVPGDSHSHGNHDDGSLSPTAAYLMNFPLVAGGGKAAGNHIEAADGEECDEGATTVTELQAVKKDNSAETVLATGGTEPGGSLMLDNFSSFFNYGQMETICGSGPPAVQDIPILQSSLPVSSTSNVATVTTVAAPSTRESGFSSYTTIYQSIDNMLDHRPSRTSMGVPTKVQSTSESDYGASVAFTFTLTSGTSTAPSTSTTMASNNFFGSTCGVLPSNPVKPVIDDFSSPLKPSIEFTFSLTSSTSSQPRTVQSQYTNSTILAATMTTPSYDTYGSYYHKTVPQTVNYCPSFGVLDPLLTTEKPATSFTFSLTSSTKTEPSYTQSSFATIPLHTSQTYETGPKVSTKHPAGPAEAECFSLKNTKMDRSSQRLPSVAGTAPPPHNTNGVQQQQTPATSHSQQQTTSSTVAITSQQSSQSRYDVSWMAAGTHNDSVASTTISATTTTTTTTIHHHSQQQQQQPYELAPAQIISSLDFPPTGGYSANYKSDIFFAHPPGEENNLTWSSPSKLSNILNDSSSPYFPPVTLPSLNGDLALNTSIGTGTGSGVGPGVSTGQSFRKKGHTHTSAGGNSGQGSDATQGSTFLSVSQLVNQPSKPSYNATSCGQANKPLNNNYSAEALIGSNNSYNSNAVSLVSAGHETMRKDKLFDYGCNIMEGGFGSSSVSTSGALTFNFDSYGSSSVAADYNKGYNFASQQNAYVPPTFGTDGVGYGAVPGSAGCSGSASTSSQAPALPYFGKSTSQGYYQQAAGGSNSNAPNYPHASVPQSASSVGQDFTPYYLPAFGEKPTATNKHYHTITHCTSGNVSSNAGKAKKSHKAAGFASSTVDYAFPAIVTSTAGYSYHSLASSTTSATVPSSATVVSGGSTQQAEPHMYPHYNHHQQQEQRSQNHHQYGGATSEGSSTEASNGILHKSSSAGSFNYRQYSSSSAVPFGSAKSNKTAHHERSHHSGYPSVAGANHQAHSHLDVSCPPATPAGYGTTTNYGTSVSSNHGRQPYSALSNQNTSQHHHHHHQHQQLHEQPNTVGTTAHIGAVSATTAGSCGTITNFNLSTICPEINDKTGRSRDESRGSGAPTVASIMTHW